The genomic interval AACGGTCGCCAAGTCGGCGTAGACGTATCGTGGACGCGTTGCCCGCAGGTCTCGTGGGAGTCCTGTCGCGCAATTGTTGCCGCAACCCTAGGCCGGAGTTTGTGTAACCTGACGCCGATAAGGACGGCCCGACACGGAGTGACGCCTTCCACGACCGGTCTCGCGTCATCCGGCCCGCGCTGACCGTGGCCGCGAACGCGCGATCGTCGCCGGCCTCCCGCGGACAGCTGCAGCGTGAGCTCGATGACGCGCAGCGGCGCGTGGAAGAGCTGTCCCGGCTGCATCGGGTCCTGGCCCGCGTGACGACGGCGCTGCGCCCCGACGAGCTGTGCGAAACGCTCGTCGACGAATTGCATACGACCCTGGGTTACCCGCTCGTCGCGCTGATGATGCTGACGGAGGACGAGGCCGCCCTGCGCGTCGTCAGCCGGCGCGGGTACGTGGGCGACGTGCCGGCGCTTGTCCCCGTCGGGGAGGGCATCGTCGGCCGCGCCGCCCGCACCGGCACTGCGGTGCTCGTCGAGAACGTCGCCGCCGATGCGGCTTATCTCCTGGCGGATCCGCGGGTCTGCCAAGAGGCGTGCGTCCCGATCCTGGTGGACGGACGGGTCTACGGCGTCATCAACATCGAAGCCACGCAGCCGGTCCTCGGCGCCGCCGACATCGAGCTCCTGACGGCGCTCGCCGGCGGGGTCTCCGTCGCGCTCCGCAACTCCGTCTTGTTTGGGGAACTGCAGTCGGCGCGGGACGAACTCCAGGCGCTCCATGAGGCCGCGCACGCGCTGGGCGCCTCCCTCGAGCTGTCCGCGGTGCTCGAGTCGCTCGTCTCCGTGACGTGCCGCCGGTTCGGCTACGACCGCAGCGCCATCCTCTTGCCCGACGACCACGGAGACCTGCGCGTCCGGGCCGCCTCCGGA from bacterium carries:
- a CDS encoding sensor domain-containing diguanylate cyclase; protein product: MAANARSSPASRGQLQRELDDAQRRVEELSRLHRVLARVTTALRPDELCETLVDELHTTLGYPLVALMMLTEDEAALRVVSRRGYVGDVPALVPVGEGIVGRAARTGTAVLVENVAADAAYLLADPRVCQEACVPILVDGRVYGVINIEATQPVLGAADIELLTALAGGVSVALRNSVLFGELQSARDELQALHEAAHALGASLELSAVLESLVSVTCRRFGYDRSAILLPDDHGDLRVRAASGSGQAAGTLIPRWDGVEGRAAQDRQPVMVTAVDGGALPATLAIPLVRDDRVIGVFSVGTRDPERLGGRARNTLTTLAEYALVAIENARLYEQTRHQAATDSLTGLANHRAFIQGLDQELERCRRYTLPLALVMIEIDRFKRYNDAYGHLRGDEVLRLVARTMEREHRRQIDVVARYGGDEF